The Malus domestica chromosome 10, GDT2T_hap1 genome contains a region encoding:
- the LOC103446396 gene encoding B3 domain-containing transcription factor LEC2: MENFHPPSVPSTTTVTSTHQTNNSQSSTCEPMSCLPSTTCSPSATQYRYYPYHQAGLPMYPFLGGAQPNMVLSREQASLDRSGWILNALMSKSARNERKMARQRSLNLSRNAANTAVSCSPPVSRHPPFHGNHDDDTCGIISTSSSGNGADLQNTKEQLYPFCTPDNKKLRPLFNKELKNSDVGPLGRIIVPKKEAENNLPMLSGKEGIQLTVRDVHSDQHWEFKYKYWSNNRSRMYVFEYTGAFVRQKRLEAGDCIYLYEDECKNIYVYVEKVPRPARVAEPSSSSQQRNTTTNHTDQTANMNTSLEANNTDNKTPNTDAKTHRSNPYVASNLSSPSPSPSPFTYVAGYEEDELSLELLMEQLKQEQEANVFADAVSMTSASSSAYMEHEEATTLSNNIANRHIEISTKPPSTLSAGIDPSSSSSSQSRAMVRMVNDDQPEFDDCYKGLGTLPEVDHYKYV; the protein is encoded by the exons ATGGAAAACTTCCATCCACCTTCTGTCCCCTCTACAACGACCGTAACCTCTACTCACCAGACAAATAATTCGCAGTCCTCCACTTGTGAACCAATGAGCTGTTTGCCTTCAACTACTTGTAGTCCTTCAGCCACTCAGTACAGGTATTACCCGTACCATCAGGCCGGTCTCCCCATGTATCCATTCCTGGGTGGCGCCCAACCGAATATGGTTCTATCCAGAGAACAGGCCAGCCTAGACCGATCCGGATGGATATTGAATGCCCTTATGTCTAAGTCTGCAAGAAACGAGAGAAAGATGGCGAGACAGAGGAGTCTCAATTTGAGCAGAAACGCAGCCAATACTGCTGTTTCTTGTTCTCCCCCAGTGAGTAGGCATCCTCCATTTCATGGGAATCATGATGATGATACATGTGGAATCATTTCCACGTCATCATCTGGTAATGGTGCTGATTTGCAGAACACCAAAGAACAGCTCTACCCGTTCTGCACGCCGGATAACAAG AAACTGAGACCGCTGTTTAACAAGGAGTTGAAGAATAGTGATGTTGGACCTTTGGGCAGGATTATAGTACCGAAG AAAGAAGCCGAAAATAACCTTCCAATGCTCTCCGGCAAAGAAGGCATCCAGCTGACTGTCAGAGATGTACATTCCGACCAGCATTGGGAGTTCAAATACAA GTACTGGTCAAATAACAGAAGCAGAATGTATGTGTTCGAATATACag GCGCTTTTGTTAGGCAAAAAAGGCTGGAGGCGGGAGATTGCATTTATCTGTACGAGGATGAATGCAAGAACATC TACGTCTACGTAGAAAAGGTGCCAAGACCAGCACGTGTAGCTgagccctcctcctcctctcaaCAGCGTAATACTACGACTAACCATACAGACCAAACTGCCAACATGAACACTAGCCTCGAGGCCAACAATACCGACAACAAAACTCCCAACACCGATGCTAAAACCCATAGAAGTAACCCCTATGTGGCCTCAAACTTGTCTTCACCTTCACCTTCCCCTTCACCATTTACCTATGTAGCTGGCTACGAAGAAGACGAATTATCTCTAGAACTACTTATGGAACAACTTAAGCAAGAGCAAGAAGCTAACGTTTTCGCGGATGCTGTGTCTATGACCTCTGCTTCTTCATCAGCCTATATGGAACATGAGGAAGCTACTACTTTGTCCAACAACATCGCTAATCGCCATATTGAGATATCTACCAAACCACCGTCCACGTTGTCTGCAGGAATCGATCCTTCATCGTCATCATCTTCACAGAGTAGAGCAATGGTGAGGATGGTAAATGATGATCAGCCTGAGTTCGATGACTGCTACAAAGGCCTTGGGACGCTCCCAGAAGTCGACCACTACAAGTACGTGTGA
- the LOC103446537 gene encoding embryonic protein DC-8-like: MAEKAKQGTNRPAETAESAKEKAKEYTSETKEKTKEMADTAADKAKEGTYKAAETAESVKDEAKESMWGMKEKTEDVAGTVAEKVKEGTSKVAETAKDTVKGTWGRESDVEVGVDVDGDGVAEGKVMEADMVELRPRAGRDGRNVPKGNRDSRSDWEFYDKKRRNEDVNYRGKDPADELEDYAHERKEKTKSPEEKAKQYGYETKEKTRDMDDTVADKAKEGTRKAGKTAEHAKEKTKENVQGMKEKTKNMAETAAEKAKEGNHKAAETAEHAKEKTKENVWSMKEKTEDVAETVADCRFLCSKIYVFHVL; encoded by the exons ATGGCGGAGAAAGCGAAACAGGGAACGAACAGACCAGCGGAGACGGCGGAGAGCGCCAAGGAAAAGGCAAAAGAGTACACTTCCGAGACGAAGGAGAAGACCAAAGAAATGGCAGATACTGCGGCCGATAAGGCAAAGGAAGGGACTTATAAAGCAGCCGAGACTGCGGAGAGCGTGAAGGACGAAGCGAAAGAGAGTATGTGGGGTATGAAGGAGAAAACAGAGGATGTGGCCGGGACGGTGGCGGAGAAGGTGAAGGAGGGGACGAGCAAGGTTGCGGAGACGGCGAAGGACACGGTGAAGGGGACGTGGGGGCG TGAGAGTGATGTGGAAGTTGGTGTTGATGTGGACGGCGATGGCGTGGCGGAAGGGAAGGTGATGGAAGCTGATATGGTGGAACTAAGGCCGCGTGCCGGCAGGGAC GGTCGAAATGTACCGAAAGGGAATAGAGATTCGAGGTCTGACTGGGAATTTTATGACAAGAAGCGGAGGAATGAGGATGTGAATTACAGAGGAAAGGATCCAGCAGATGAACTCGAGGATTACGCACATGAAAggaaggagaagacgaagagtCCAGAGGAGAAAGCAAAACAGTACGGTTACGAAACAAAGGAGAAAACCAGAGACATGGACGACACTGTAGCTGATAAGGCAAAAGAGGGTACTCGTAAGGCGGGGAAGACGGCGGAGCATGCAAAGGAGAAGACGAAAGAAAATGTTCAGGGGATGAAGGAGAAGACCAAGAACATGGCGGAGACTGCAGCAGAGAAGGCAAAAGAGGGGAATCATAAGGCCGCGGAGACAGCAGAGCATGCGAAGGAGAAGACAAAAGAGAATGTTTGGAGTATGAAGGAGAAAACAGAGGACGTGGCGGAAACGGTTGCAGATTGTAGATTTTTATGTtcaaaaatatatgtatttcATGTGTTGTAA